From the Lathyrus oleraceus cultivar Zhongwan6 chromosome 4, CAAS_Psat_ZW6_1.0, whole genome shotgun sequence genome, one window contains:
- the LOC127138426 gene encoding ubiquitin carboxyl-terminal hydrolase 23: protein MAESIIAETETQKQYDPFQRKIDFIPVKKPFKGFSNDFNIETLNPSTSEHKQLVSVNGTSQSAPKKHDASEFSECGLDPEFSFGITSRRIGAGLHNLGNTCFLNSVLQCLTYTEPLAAYLQSGNHQSSCRIAGFCALCAIQTHVSSALKSTGQILSPANMVVNLRSISRNFRKCRQEDAHEYMVNLLESMHKCCLPSGVPSESPGAFDKSFVHKIFGGRLRSQVKCMQCSHSSNKFDPFLDLSLEILKADSLQKALANFTAAEFLDGGEKQYQCQRCKQKVKALKQLTINKAPNVLAIHLKRFYAHDPNLKIKKNVRFGTALDLEPYVSGSHDGGVHYSLYGVLVHSGYSTHSGHYYCYVRTSNNMWYTLDDNWVKHASEREVLNQQAYMLFYVRDRKSIAPRTPDVIAKEENVATNVIGNRCSLSSNNALNDHPNGQVENKFCGNASFTADTQKNLINADSSRVSCENDALVQQKDSDSLVENLMNSKTPVSELTSKEHTQKTSSDEPSVAISELECLSSLDHSGKDNDPCIQKSLDAPVVDRPNQFNENAIFKVCVDSPTIEPTVSSPQNFPGRHASDKTTQSQEKNSPSEVDAVAAQDSVTNFSESNGLVGTSNGSVNEKACIILCENAVVSQELVLKGSTNISSKDLCLNQKQVKKSKKKFPKYPGSSLQLRPVIHFIVNLGLRRKNHKKSKRRLLGMKYCNKEKRNKHAILSEVGPSTSGKTHLLPSSESKPTKPSHIPIDIIKSTDAPLMENNAEGEFKKRMDQDSAVLASFTNVEKMSPCLVANEFKAGQSFSLQDDTGDQMHNSVMRMLTRGLEETVVARWDDMELPSSQPLESKNGQIAHIGYVGDEWDEDYDSGRRKKVRGLKERFDGPNIFQQVATEKSNKKPKLNHFSSERSNKRAKLKHFSSEKSNKRAKLNHSSSGNPPFRI, encoded by the exons ATGGCGGAAAGTATAATCGCCGAAACCGAAACACAGAAACAATACGACCCGTTTCAGAGAAAAATCGATTTTATACCTGTTAAGAAACCCTTCAAAGGCTTTTCCAATGATTTTAACATCGAAACCCTAAACCCTTCCACCTCCGAACATAAACAGCTTGTTTCCGTTAATGGAACCTCACAATCAGCTCCCAAGAAACACGATGCTTCTGAATTCTCTGAGTGTGGTTTGGATCCCGAGTTCAGCTTCGGAATCACCTCTCGCAGAATA GGAGCTGGACTACATAATCTTGGAAACACTTGTTTTCTCAATTCAGTTTTGCAGTGTTTGACGTATACTGAGCCTTTAGCTGCTTATCTGCAAAGTGGCAATCATCAAAGTTCAT GTCGCATTGCTGGGTTTTGTGCTCTTTGTGCAATACAGACTCATGTTAGTAGTGCACTCAAATCAACTGGACAAATATTATCACCGGCGAATATGGTTGTAAACCTGCGGA GCATATCACGCAATTTCCGAAAATGTAGGCAAGAGGATGCACATGAGTATATGGTAAACTTACTCGAGTCGATGCATAAATGCTGCCTACCTTCTGGAGTCCCCAGCGAATCACCTGGTGCTTTTGATAAAAGTTTTGTTCATAAGATCTTCGGTGGTCGTCTACGAAGTCAG GTGAAGTGCATGCAGTGTTCTCATTCCTCCAACAAGTTTGATCCATTTTTGGATTTAAGTCTCGAAATATTGAAGGCAGATTCTCTTCAAAAGGCACTTGCAAATTTCACTGCTGCAGAATTTTTGGATGGAGGGGAGAAGCAATATCAATGCCAACGTTGCAAGCAGAAAGTGAAGGCTCTCAAACAGCTAACAATTAATAAGGCACCTAATGTGCTAGCAATTCATCTAAAGAGATTCTACGCACATGACCCTAACCTAAAGATTAAAAAGAATGTTCGGTTTGGCACTGCACTGGATTTAGAACCTTATGTCAGTGGCTCACAT GATGGTGGTGTGCATTACTCATTGTATGGGGTCCTGGTTCATTCTGGTTACAGTACTCATTCTGGCCACTATTATTGCTATGTTCGCACTTCGAATAACATGTGGTATACCTTGGATGATAATTGG GTCAAACATGCCAGTGAACGTGAAGTTCTAAATCAGCAAGCTTATATGTTGTTTTATGTTCGTGATAGAAAAAGTATAGCTCCAAGGACGCCTGATGTCATTGCTAAGGAGGAGAATGTGGCGACAAATGTTATTGGAAATAGATGTTCTTTAAGTTCTAACAATGCATTGAATGATCATCCAAATGGTCAGGTGGAAAATAAGTTTTGTGGCAATGCTTCTTTCACTGCTGATACTCAGAAAAATTTGATAAATGCTGAttcatcaagggtttcatgtgAGAACGATGCTCTGGTTCAGCAAAAAGATAGTGACAGTTTAGTAGAAAACTTAATGAACAGCAAGACCCCTGTATCTGAACTTACTTCCAAGGAACACACACAGAAAACCTCATCAGACGAGCCCTCAGTTGCTATATCAGAACTTGAATGTTTGTCATCCTTAGATCACTCTGGAAAAGACAATGACCCTTGTATTCAGAAAAGTTTAGATGCaccagttgttgatagacctaATCAGTTCAATGAGAATGCTATTTTTAAAGTGTGTGTAGATTCTCCCACAATAGAGCCAACCGTGAGTAGTCCCCAAAATTTTCCTGGTAGACATGCTAGTGACAAAACAACTCAGTCTCAGGAG AAAAATTCCCCCTCTGAAGTTGATGCTGTTGCTGCCCAAGATTCTGTCACAAATTTCTCAGAAAGCAATGGCCTT GTTGGAACTTCAAATGGTTCAGTGAATGAGAAAGCATGCATTATATTGTGTGAGAATGCGGTTGTTTCTCAGGAACTGGTTCTTAAAGGTTCAACCAATATATCCTCAAAGGACTTGTGTCTTAATCAAAAGCAAGTGAAAAAATCAAAAAAGAAGTTTCCGAAGTATCCGGGATCAAGCTTGCAACTGCGCCCAGTCATCCATTTCATTGTAAATTTAGGCCTGCGTAGGAAGAATCACAAAAAAAGTAAACGCCGTTTGTTGGGTATGAAGTATTGTAATAAAGAAAAGCGGAATAAACATGCTATATTATCAGAAGTTGGACCATCTACATCTGGAAAAACACATTTACTTCCGTCTTCTGAAAGTAAACCAACTAAGCCTTCCCATATACCTATAGATATCATTAAATCTACTGATGCACCTCTGATGGAAAATAATGCTGAAGGAGAGTTTAAGAAGAGGATGGATCAGGACTCTGCTGTGCTTGCATCATTTACGAATGTAGAAAAAATGTCCCCGTGTTTAGTAGCAAATGAATTTAAAGCTGGACAATCTTTTAGTCTACAGGATGATACAGGAGATCAAATGCATAATAGTGTCATGAGGATGCTCACCCGAGGTCTAGAGGAGACAGTTG TTGCACGTTGGGATGATATGGAATTACCTTCATCTCAGCCCTTGGAGTCAAAGAACGGCCAGATTGCCCATATCGGATATGTTGGGGATGAATG GGATGAGGATTATGATTCGGGGAGGAGGAAGAAGGTAAGGGGCTTGAAGGAGAGATTTGATGGGCCCAATATTTTCCAACAAGTTGCTACCGAGAAATCTAACAAAAAGCCAAAGTTGAACCATTTTAGCTCAGAGAGATCTAATAAAAGGGCAAAATTGAAGCATTTTAGCTCAGAGAAATCTAATAAAAGGGCAAAATTGAACCATTCTAGCTCAGGGAACCCTCCATTCAGGATATGA